Genomic window (Oryza sativa Japonica Group chromosome 3, ASM3414082v1):
TATGTGGCGCCACAGACAACAAATGGATTTCTGTAGTCATAGTTCAGCTCAGAGCTATCCTTCTTGCCACTGCACTGCTGCTGCACCTGTCGAGCCCTCCTTGCCTGGGCCTCATTAGGGTTGTTCTCCAGAAGCATCCTTGCAAAGTGCTCTGCAGTAGCGAAGTTCTTTTGCTTGTAGCACAGACCCATAGCGCTTCCAAGCACAAGCCTCATATGAACTCTCTGAAGCTTGCAGTTAGTGAAATAAGCAGCCAATTCTTGTTGGCGGTTGACATCATCTCTCAACTCCTTCCTCTTAAGTTCCATCCTCAGGCCAAGAACATACTCCCTCACAATCTCGATCAACTCTTTCACTTCATCCACTTCCCTCCTCGAGTCTACCACGATAAGAGGGATGGTATGCAAGATGCTAAGGAACTGCCTCAGGGCTTCTGGGAACTTACCATCTGTGGTGGCCTTATAGGCAGCCTTGAGTCTGTCTTCCATTTGTGGGAAGGTGAAAACAAGTGCAGGAGGGCCTCTCACATTAGGACTTGCAGACTCGCTCCAACCTTTCTCAACAGCAACTGGTATGATGGGGGCAGTTGCAAGTGCATGAAGATATGAGTGGCTGCCCATGTGCAGATCAAGAAACAGGGGCTTGAGGGGAGCAAAGTTTTTTATGCCCAACTGGCGACTAAGCAACCTCATTGCAGTGTCAAAGTTCCCTGCTGCTGCATGCTCCCCAGCAAGAGAAGATTTCTGAGTCCAAATCAGGCTGACAGGCATGCCTGGTGGAGGAGCAACGAAGACCGCTGAGCGTGCATTGCCAGCATTTTTTGGGGTCTCTGCTTCAGGCAGAAGTTCCAGATCTTCTAGGTCCCAACCACCTTCCTCGCCATCCTCCTCATTTGCTTCACCCTCCTCAGCATCAAAACCGTCACCACCATTCGCCATCGCTTCGCTTGCATCAACAATATCCAGGCCCTCATCACCCCAGTCAGCACCAGCAGCTTCATCGTCTTCCTCAAGTTCAGCCTTCCCAGTAGCATCCAGTCCACCCTCAAAGATACCACGCATCACCCGAAGCAATGGCCAATCACCACTGGCTGTGAGAGGAGCAGGGGGGATCAAAAGAGAGCGAGCTTTTCCTTCAGGAAGAGAAGGAATATTTTCACCCAGCTCAGCGGCAAGCCTATCAGCAATTTCTGTGAGCCCATGGGTGGTAGCAGTAATATAGGCAAGAGGTAGCTGTCCAGCATTCTCTAGGATCTCAACTCTCTTCATAGCATCACCAAGATACAGAGCATTGTGGAATTGACCCATCAGGTTATTGTTCTGTCCAGCAATTTTGCACATGAACCCCACCTTGTCCATGTAACCAGTAATAAGATATAGGAAAGCAAGCCTCTCAAAATTCTTCGTACGTTGGTATGCATATTCCACAATACCAACATTTCCCTGCCTCAGGGCCTCAATTCCCAACCTGTACCAGTGATCCTTGTCATCAATCTCTTTTGCAGAAGCAACTGCGATTTGGATGTTACCACTCTCAAGAGCAAGGTTAAATCTTGTCTTCTCATCTTTCACAAAGTGGAGGGCAACTTCTGGAAAGCCTTTCTGTTGTAAATAAGAAATCACAGCTTGCCCACACAGCTGGGAATTCTTGATCATACTCATCACATGATCATACCGTTTGCGTAGAAGGGCCAGCTTGAAAATGTACTCAGATGCATCAACTGTGACCAGCTTGTTCTTACCATCACGATCTAGACAGAATATATTGTTCCCAATAACCCTTGTTATGTATATAGGAACATCGAGGGTTTTAATAATTCCACTATCTCCATTGGGAAGGCAATACTTGATATGATTCAGGGTAGTGTAAATAAACACACCATTCTCATCCCAGGCACCACTTTTCACACGAATGGTTTCGTGCAGTGTACAGCGATGGACGAGCTTCTTGTTTGCTATAACCACCGCATGCTTGCTCAGCAGTGCGACAGATTCCATATCACTCGACCAAACAACATATTTAACAGAAGGTGCCTGGAGCTCGCCAAGAATTAACCTTTGCTGCAGATCAAAGATGGTCACTCGGTCTTCGGCTTTGCACAGCAAGCTACCAGTCCCAGCATAATAAATTGCATCCGTGGCAATAGGAAGAGGGCTTTTCTTTACAATTTCGTTCTTAAGATTCCTCACCAAAACTTGATTGCTACTCTTCTCAAGGACTGCAAACCTGTTGCGTGCCACGAAAACAGCTGACCCACCAGCCCCCTTCTTTGCATCCTGCAAATAGTCAGCCCTGCCAGCAGAATCCTTGGGAACAATGTAGAGTTCGTATGAGCCTCCATCCACATCAGAGCAAATCAGGACAGCATTTTCAGTTGGACTGTAAGATAGTGTCTTGGGTGACTGGTTCAAGCTCACTGATCCAGGTCTTCTTATTGGAGCAAGCTGAACTTCCTTCTGTGTGGTGAATTCAAAAAAACGAAGAAAACGGTCCTTCACATAGAAAACAGTATCTCCACTCACAGAGAAAGCTGGACGTTCCCTCTCCAATTTAAACAcaatcataccactgtcatgacCAGCGGCAAGAAGATTCATCTCAGGGTGAGCAGAAAGAATCCAGAAACGATCATGCTCCCGCCTGAACGTTTGAATACCGGTTCGCTTTGTGGCATCCCAGATGCGAATGCTTTTGTCCTCTGAGTTGGACACTATGATGTCTTGCTTTGCATGGAACATCACACAGGACACGTTATTCATGTGCCCCCGCAAAGTATCAACTTCCCAAGCCTTGGTGTCTGTCAAAAAACAGCACATTTAGATTGCATCACCTATTATCCCTTTAAATAATGCAATGGTGATAGTGGAAGTGAATGTTCCACACCCCACAAAGTTTGCAGCACATCTTTTTTACTTCCTTGAAGTTCTTTAGTTTGTTAATATCTTATTCTCATCTCTAAATCAAGTTTATCACAGAAAGGTCTACGGTGGTAAAActgacacatatatatgtagagTAATGTAAAAATCATTAGTGCTACTTGTACCTAGAATAACAAAGATGAAGGGTGTGTTGAATGAAAAAGTCATAATTCATTTGTTTCAAACAATATTAGCACATGTACAATTCATCTTGCCTGTTGCAAGTAGCAATGCATGGTTATTTAGCTAGTTCAAATATTTTGATTGCTGGCATGCatatactttttattttttttaagtttgaacaATATACAGAAAAGTAAAGTGCTATACAGCAACAATAACCACCTTTAGTCCTACTGGCACTAGTTTACTAACTGGAAACATCTCTTGCATTCTGCTTGTTTGCTGACAAGTTAGTTCAGATTAATGTAGACATGGGGGAAACGCTAATTAGTTCTTCTGTCAAAGAAAGACAAATCAAGGAACACAAAATAATTCATAATAAAAGCAGATGCATAATTCTGTAGCTCTGTTCTATGAAAAATGATGGATGCAAACAAAAATAATGAAGTTGTTTatctaaggaaaaaaaaggatgtaGTAGCAGTATTACCATTCATTCTCCATATCTTCACTTGCCGATCATCTGCCCCAGAAACAATTAGTGGCAACGTGGGATGAAATGAAGCCCAGTTGACCCCACGATCATGCCCTTCCAACACATATTTTACAACCGCGTCAACACCTCCAAACAGATCTGTGTTCATCTGGGTGAGACGCAGGATGTCATCCGCAGGTGACACTGACTTCTTCCTCAAAGCACTAATATCCCAGACACGGACAGTCTGATCAAGAGATGCTGAAACAACCAGATCCTCCTTAGGGTGGAAAGATGCACACATGACATAATGGTTATGCCCAGTGAGCACAGCCACACATGTGCGTGACTGCCAGTTCCAGATCCGGATTGTCTGGTCATCACTGGCACTTACGATCCACGGGCACTCGTGGTGGAATTGCACCGTGCGAATGTAGTCAAGGTGGCCATGAAGCGTGAAGAGGCAACGGTGTGTCTTGTAATTCCATACCTTAATCTTGTAATCATCACCTGCAATGCATCACGGAAAACTTAGAAGAGTTCAGGAGTTGTTCGATCTTATTTTATGACAGTTCCAAATCATATGGGCCACTGTTATGCCAACAATACAGATGAAACTGGTGTGTGACTTAGTTTCAAGTTCCAACAATCCAAATGTTCCATGATTGCCAACCCCACCATTGCTATGGTATCAGAAATACAACCATGGAAGCTGCTACT
Coding sequences:
- the LOC4333886 gene encoding coatomer subunit alpha-2, with translation MLTKFETKSNRVKGLSFHPRRPWILASLHSGVIQMWDYRMGTLLDRFDEHDGPVRGVHFHATQPLFVSGGDDYKIKVWNYKTHRCLFTLHGHLDYIRTVQFHHECPWIVSASDDQTIRIWNWQSRTCVAVLTGHNHYVMCASFHPKEDLVVSASLDQTVRVWDISALRKKSVSPADDILRLTQMNTDLFGGVDAVVKYVLEGHDRGVNWASFHPTLPLIVSGADDRQVKIWRMNDTKAWEVDTLRGHMNNVSCVMFHAKQDIIVSNSEDKSIRIWDATKRTGIQTFRREHDRFWILSAHPEMNLLAAGHDSGMIVFKLERERPAFSVSGDTVFYVKDRFLRFFEFTTQKEVQLAPIRRPGSVSLNQSPKTLSYSPTENAVLICSDVDGGSYELYIVPKDSAGRADYLQDAKKGAGGSAVFVARNRFAVLEKSSNQVLVRNLKNEIVKKSPLPIATDAIYYAGTGSLLCKAEDRVTIFDLQQRLILGELQAPSVKYVVWSSDMESVALLSKHAVVIANKKLVHRCTLHETIRVKSGAWDENGVFIYTTLNHIKYCLPNGDSGIIKTLDVPIYITRVIGNNIFCLDRDGKNKLVTVDASEYIFKLALLRKRYDHVMSMIKNSQLCGQAVISYLQQKGFPEVALHFVKDEKTRFNLALESGNIQIAVASAKEIDDKDHWYRLGIEALRQGNVGIVEYAYQRTKNFERLAFLYLITGYMDKVGFMCKIAGQNNNLMGQFHNALYLGDAMKRVEILENAGQLPLAYITATTHGLTEIADRLAAELGENIPSLPEGKARSLLIPPAPLTASGDWPLLRVMRGIFEGGLDATGKAELEEDDEAAGADWGDEGLDIVDASEAMANGGDGFDAEEGEANEEDGEEGGWDLEDLELLPEAETPKNAGNARSAVFVAPPPGMPVSLIWTQKSSLAGEHAAAGNFDTAMRLLSRQLGIKNFAPLKPLFLDLHMGSHSYLHALATAPIIPVAVEKGWSESASPNVRGPPALVFTFPQMEDRLKAAYKATTDGKFPEALRQFLSILHTIPLIVVDSRREVDEVKELIEIVREYVLGLRMELKRKELRDDVNRQQELAAYFTNCKLQRVHMRLVLGSAMGLCYKQKNFATAEHFARMLLENNPNEAQARRARQVQQQCSGKKDSSELNYDYRNPFVVCGATYVPIYRGQKDVSCPYCGSRFVPSIEGQLCTICELAVVGADASGLVCSPTQLR